The following are encoded in a window of Primulina huaijiensis isolate GDHJ02 unplaced genomic scaffold, ASM1229523v2 scaffold3245, whole genome shotgun sequence genomic DNA:
- the LOC140968111 gene encoding ATPase 8, plasma membrane-type produces the protein MAPDMSLEQIKNEQVDLENIPIEDVFTQLRCTREGLTSDEGNKRLEIFGYNKLEEKKESKVLKFLGFMWNPLSWVMESAAIMAIALANGGGKPPDWQDFVGIIVLLIINSTISFIEENNAGNAAAALMAGLAPKTKVLRDGNWSEQDASILVPGDLISVKLGDIIPADARLLEGDPLKIDQSALTGESLPVTKHPGDGVFSGSTCKQGEIEAVVIATGVHTFFGKAAHLVDSTNNVGHFQKVLTAIGNFCICSIAVGMLIEIVVMYPIQHRRYREGIDNLLVLLIGGIPIAMPTVLSVTMAIGSHRLSQQGAITKRMTAIEEMAGMDVLCSDKTGTLTLNKLTVDKNLVEVFPKNLDKETLLLLAARASRVENQDAIDASIVNMLSDPKEARAGITEVHFLPFNPVEKRTAITYYDSNGNWHRCSKGAPEQIIELCGLKGDVKNKAHAIIDNFANRGLRSLGVSRQTVPEKTKESDGGPWEFVGLLPLFDPPRHDSAETIRKALDLGVNVKMITGDQLAIGKETGRRLGMGTNMYPSSSLLGQSKDESIASIPVDDLIEKADGFAGVFPEHKYEIVKKLQERKHICGMTGDGVNDAPALKKADIGIAVADATDAARSASDIVLTEPGLSVIVSAVLTSRAIFQRMKNYTIYAVSITIRIVMGFMLIALIWKFDFSPFMVLVIAILNDGTIMTISKDRVKPSPVPDSWKLKEIFATGVVLGTYMAIMTVVFFYLASDTDFFTKTFNVKSIRGNTDELTAALYLQVSIISQALIFVTRSRSWSFVERPGLLLVSAFLIAQLVATLIAVYASWGFARIEGIGWGWAGVIWIFSIITYFPLDILKFMIRYGLSGKAWDSMIQNKTAFTTKKDYGKGEREAQWAVAQRTLHGLSDPGPSSVFHDKNNYSELSEIAEQAKRRAEVARLRELHTLKGHVESVVKLKGLDIETIQQHYTV, from the exons ATGGCTCCTGATATGTCCTTGGAACAAATCAAGAATGAACAAGTTGACCTT GAAAATATTCCCATTGAGGACGTTTTCACACAACTTAGATGTACAAGGGAGGGTTTGACATCCGATGAAGGAAACAAAAGGCTTGAAATATTCGGCTATAATAAACTTGAGGAGAAAAAGGAAAGCAAGGTCCTCAAGTTCTTGGGATTTATGTGGAATCCTCTTTCATGGGTTATGGAATCTGCTGCCATTATGGCCATTGCCTTGGCCAATGGAGGG GGCAAGCCTCCAGATTGGCAAGATTTTGTTGGTATTATCGTGCTTCTTATTATCAACTCAACTATAAGTTTCATTGAAGAAAATAATGCCGGAAATGCGGCTGCAGCTCTAATGGCTGGTCTTGCACCTAAAACCAAG GTTTTGAGAGATGGAAATTGGAGTGAGCAGGATGCATCAATTCTTGTTCCTGGAGATTTGATCAGTGTCAAATTGGGAGATATTATCCCGGCCGATGCTCGTCTCTTAGAGGGAGATCCTCTCAAGATCGATCAATCGGCCCTCACAGGTGAATCCCTTCCTGTGACCAAACACCCTGGTGATGGAGTTTTCTCTGGCTCCACCTGCAAGCAGGGAGAGATCGAGGCTGTGGTTATCGCCACCGGCGTTCACACATTCTTCGGCAAGGCTGCTCATCTTGTGGATAGTACGAACAATGTGGGACACTTCCAAAAG GTGCTGACTGCCATTGGAAATTTCTGTATCTGCTCCATTGCTGTTGGCATGTTGATCGAGATAGTCGTGATGTACCCGATTCAACATAGGAGGTACCGAGAAGGAATCGACAATCTTCTAGTGTTGCTGATTGGAGGAATTCCGATTGCCATGCCAACAGTATTGTCCGTGACAATGGCTATTGGATCTCATCGGCTATCTCAGCAGGGCGCCATCACAAAAAGAATGACAGCCATTGAGGAAATGGCTGGCATGGATGTGCTCTGTAGCGACAAAACAGGAACACTTACTCTCAATAAGCTCACAGTCGACAAGAACTTAGTCGAGGTGTTCCCAAAGAATTTAGATAAGGAAACTCTTCTTTTGCTTGCTGCGAGGGCTTCCAGGGTTGAGAATCAGGATGCCATTGATGCTTCAATTGTTAACATGCTTAGCGATCCCAAAGAG GCAAGAGCAGGAATTACAGAGGTACATTTCTTGCCATTCAACCCAGTGGAGAAGAGAACTGCGATCACATATTATGATTCTAATGGAAACTGGCACAGATGCAGCAAAGGTGCTCCTGAGCAA ATAATTGAACTATGTGGACTCAAAGGGGATGTAAAGAATAAGGCTCATGCGATCATAGATAATTTTGCCAACCGCGGTCTTCGTTCCCTTGGTGTTTCACGACAG ACTGTTCCTGAAAAAACCAAAGAAAGTGATGGTGGACCTTGGGAGTTCGTTGGTTTGCTGCCTCTTTTCGACCCTCCTAGACACGATAGCGCAGAGACTATTAGAAAGGCTCTTGATCTTGGTGTCAATGTTAAGATGATCACTGGTGATCAATTAGCTATTGGCAAAGAAACAGGCCGCAGGCTTGGAATGGGAACCAACATGTACCCATCTTCTTCCCTTCTTGGCCAATCCAAGGACGAATCTATCGCTTCGATCCCTGTAGATGATCTCATTGAGAAAGCAGATGGTTTTGCTGGTGTCTTCCCAG AGCACAAGTATGAAATTGTGAAAAAACTACAAGAGAGGAAGCACATCTGCGGTATGACTGGCGATGGAGTGAACGATGCCCCAGCACTTAAGAAAGCAGACATTGGTATCGCTGTAGCAGATGCCACTGATGCCGCTAGAAGTGCATCCGATATTGTTTTGACTGAACCAGGACTTAGTGTGATCGTGAGTGCGGTTCTGACAAGTAGAGCCATCTTCCAAAGGATGAAGAATTACACCATTTATGCTGTTTCCATCACAATTCGTATTGTTATGGGATTCATGCTTATTGCCCTTATCTGGAAGTTTGACTTTTCGCCGTTCATGGTTCTCGTTATTGCCATCCTCAATGATGGAACTATCATGACAATCTCCAAAGACAGAGTGAAGCCATCTCCAGTTCCTGATTCGTGGAAACTCAAGGAAATATTTGCCACCGGTGTCGTTCTTGGAACATACATGGCTATCATGACTGTTGTCTTCTTTTACCTCGCGTCAGATACCGATTTCTTCACT AAAACCTTTAACGTGAAATCCATCCGGGGGAACACAGATGAGCTCACAGCCGCTCTGTACCTTCAAGTAAGCATTATAAGTCAAGCACTCATTTTTGTCACAAGGTCGCGAAGCTGGTCTTTTGTCGAACGCCCTGGTCTCTTGCTTGTCAGTGCTTTCTTAATAGCTCAGTTG GTGGCTACACTAATTGCAGTATATGCAAGCTGGGGATTTGCAAGAATTGAAGGTATCGGATGGGGATGGGCTGGAGTCATCTGGATCTTCAGCATTATCACTTACTTCCCACTTGATATTCTCAAGTTCATGATTCGTTATGGGTTGAGTGGAAAAGCTTGGGATTCGATGATACAGAACAAG ACCGCATTCACAACAAAGAAAGATTACGGTAAGGGTGAGAGAGAAGCACAATGGGCAGTGGCGCAACGAACCCTTCACGGGCTGTCGGATCCAGGACCTTCCAGTGTGTTCCACGACAAGAACAACTACAGCGAGCTGTCGGAAATCGCTGAGCAGGCTAAACGAAGAGCTGAAGTGGCAAG GCTAAGGGAGCTTCACACTCTTAAGGGGCATGTCGAATCCGTGGTGAAGCTAAAGGGATTGGACATTGAAACCATTCAACAACACTACACCGTGTAA
- the LOC140968110 gene encoding adenylate kinase 5, chloroplastic isoform X1: MLIPSPTSTAHRCSVPLTAKLHTSAKSTHSHPFPYSLCIPSPFLTQRLSSYHIHGHSSIRSTAVRKKGLKIVSSKPEPLKVMISGAPASGKGTQSELIVQEFGLVYISTGDILRAEVAAGTEIGNQAKEYMNSGRLVPDEIVTAMVTARLSLEDAKEKGWLLDGYPRTFAQAESLEKLNVRPDICIILDVPDEILIGRSVGRRLDPLTGKIYHMTNFPPESEEVKERLVTRPDDTEEKVKSRLQIYKQNAEAMLSTYSDVLNKVDGNRPKEIIFKEIESVLSRLLDEKDEASKSGELARNNSLVNKATSDKESWRGIPTRLNNIPHSKEIREYFYEDVLQATQRALNDGKTRLKVEVSIPELNPEMDVYRIGTLLELVRVLALSFADDGKRIKVCVQGSMGEGALAGMPLQLAGSRKILEFMDWGDDGTMGTFINIGSVGGREVEEQDDMFILIAPQNAVGNCIIGDLRAMTDAAGPRPVILVNPRLGDIPSSSGVMQTMGRGKRLEYAASFEICYYFRLLYYSGTQYPIMGALRMSHPYEYELYKRVDESSKKEKYTILATFATRPSGDEINDAFEGKTRNQVSRATGIWSFLSGIL, translated from the exons ATGTTGATCCCGTCCCCGACTTCTACTGCTCACCGCTGCAGTGTCCCTTTAACAGCAAAGCTCCATACTTCCGCTAAATCCACTCATTCTCACCCTTTCCCTTATTCCCTCTGCATCCCATCTCCTTTCCTAACTCAACGGCTTTCATCCTACCATATACATGGACATTCCAGCATCAGAAGTACAGCTGTGAGAAAAAAA GGGCTTAAAATTGTGAGCTCGAAACCCGAGCCATTGAAAGTGATGATTTCGGGTGCACCAGCATCTGGAAAAGGGACTCAGAGTGAGCTAATTGTTCAAGAG TTTGGGTTGGTATACATATCAACTGGAGATATTCTACGAGCTGAAGTAGCTGCAGGAACAGAAATTGGTAACCAGGCAAAGGAATACATGAATTCTGGCCGTTTGGTTCCAGATGAAATTGTGACAGCT ATGGTGACAGCACGGTTATCTCTTGAAGATGCAAAGGAGAAAGGATGGCTCTTGGATGGATACCCACGAACTTTTGCCCAAGCAGAGAGTTTGGAAAAACTGAATGTCAGACCAGATATATGCATTATTCTTGAC GTACCTGACGAGATATTAATTGGCCGAAGTGTTGGTCGAAGACTGGATCCTTTAACAGGAAAGATCTATCACATGACTAATTTTCCTCCAGAAAGTGAGGAAGTAAAAGAAAGGCTTGTTACTCGTCCCGATGACACTGAAGAAAAG GTGAAATCTCGTTTACAAATATACAAACAAAATGCCGAGGCGATGTTATCCACATACTCAGATGTCTTGAATAAG GTGGATGGAAACCGTCCTAAAGAGATCATTTTTAAAGAGATAGAGTCTGTGTTATCAAGATTACTGGATGAGAAAGATGAGGCGTCAAAGTCAG GTGAATTGGCAAGAAATAACAGTCTGGTTAACAAGGCAACATCAGACAAG GAAAGCTGGAGAGGAATACCTACACGATTGAATAACATTCCTCATTCTAAAGAAATCAGGGAATATTTCTATGAAGATGTGTTGCAAGCAACCCAAAGAGCATTAAATGATGGGAAAACTCGATTAAAG GTGGAAGTCAGTATACCAGAGCTGAACCCAGAAATG GATGTGTATCGAATAGGTACCTTATTAGAACTTGTACGTGTCCTGGCTCTCTCCTTCGCTGATGATGGAAAGCGCATCAAG GTTTGTGTGCAAGGGTCTATGGGAGAGGGGGCACTAGCTGGAATGCCACTGCAGCTTGCTGGAAGTAGGAAAATATTGGAATTTATGGATTGGGGTGATGACGGTACCATGGGTACCTTTATCAATATTGGTTCTGTAG GTGGCAGGGAAGTTGAGGAGCAGGATGACATGTTTATCTTAATAGCTCCACAAAATGCAGTAGGAAACTGTATTATTGGT GATTTAAGAGCAATGACTGATGCTGCCGGGCCTCGTCCAGTCATTCTTGTCAATCCCAGACTCGGT GATATACCAAGTTCAAGTGGCGTTATGCAA ACGATGGGCCGCGGAAAGAGATTGGAATATGCTGCTTCCTTTGAGATATGCTACTACTTTAGGCTCCTCTATTATTCAGGGACTCAATATCCAATAATGGGTGCTCTCAG AATGTCTCACCCTTACGAGTACGAGTTGTACAAAAGGGTCGATGAATCATCTAAGAAGGAGAAATATACAATCTTGGCAACATTTGCGACAAGGCCAAGCGGCGATGAAATCAATGATGCATTTGAGGGAAAAACAAG AAATCAAGTATCCAGAGCTACTGGAATATG GAGCTTTTTGAGTGGAATATTATAA
- the LOC140968110 gene encoding adenylate kinase 5, chloroplastic isoform X2, whose amino-acid sequence MLIPSPTSTAHRCSVPLTAKLHTSAKSTHSHPFPYSLCIPSPFLTQRLSSYHIHGHSSIRSTAVRKKGLKIVSSKPEPLKVMISGAPASGKGTQSELIVQEFGLVYISTGDILRAEVAAGTEIGNQAKEYMNSGRLVPDEIVTAMVTARLSLEDAKEKGWLLDGYPRTFAQAESLEKLNVRPDICIILDVPDEILIGRSVGRRLDPLTGKIYHMTNFPPESEEVKERLVTRPDDTEEKVKSRLQIYKQNAEAMLSTYSDVLNKVDGNRPKEIIFKEIESVLSRLLDEKGELARNNSLVNKATSDKESWRGIPTRLNNIPHSKEIREYFYEDVLQATQRALNDGKTRLKVEVSIPELNPEMDVYRIGTLLELVRVLALSFADDGKRIKVCVQGSMGEGALAGMPLQLAGSRKILEFMDWGDDGTMGTFINIGSVGGREVEEQDDMFILIAPQNAVGNCIIGDLRAMTDAAGPRPVILVNPRLGDIPSSSGVMQTMGRGKRLEYAASFEICYYFRLLYYSGTQYPIMGALRMSHPYEYELYKRVDESSKKEKYTILATFATRPSGDEINDAFEGKTRNQVSRATGIWSFLSGIL is encoded by the exons ATGTTGATCCCGTCCCCGACTTCTACTGCTCACCGCTGCAGTGTCCCTTTAACAGCAAAGCTCCATACTTCCGCTAAATCCACTCATTCTCACCCTTTCCCTTATTCCCTCTGCATCCCATCTCCTTTCCTAACTCAACGGCTTTCATCCTACCATATACATGGACATTCCAGCATCAGAAGTACAGCTGTGAGAAAAAAA GGGCTTAAAATTGTGAGCTCGAAACCCGAGCCATTGAAAGTGATGATTTCGGGTGCACCAGCATCTGGAAAAGGGACTCAGAGTGAGCTAATTGTTCAAGAG TTTGGGTTGGTATACATATCAACTGGAGATATTCTACGAGCTGAAGTAGCTGCAGGAACAGAAATTGGTAACCAGGCAAAGGAATACATGAATTCTGGCCGTTTGGTTCCAGATGAAATTGTGACAGCT ATGGTGACAGCACGGTTATCTCTTGAAGATGCAAAGGAGAAAGGATGGCTCTTGGATGGATACCCACGAACTTTTGCCCAAGCAGAGAGTTTGGAAAAACTGAATGTCAGACCAGATATATGCATTATTCTTGAC GTACCTGACGAGATATTAATTGGCCGAAGTGTTGGTCGAAGACTGGATCCTTTAACAGGAAAGATCTATCACATGACTAATTTTCCTCCAGAAAGTGAGGAAGTAAAAGAAAGGCTTGTTACTCGTCCCGATGACACTGAAGAAAAG GTGAAATCTCGTTTACAAATATACAAACAAAATGCCGAGGCGATGTTATCCACATACTCAGATGTCTTGAATAAG GTGGATGGAAACCGTCCTAAAGAGATCATTTTTAAAGAGATAGAGTCTGTGTTATCAAGATTACTGGATGAGAAAG GTGAATTGGCAAGAAATAACAGTCTGGTTAACAAGGCAACATCAGACAAG GAAAGCTGGAGAGGAATACCTACACGATTGAATAACATTCCTCATTCTAAAGAAATCAGGGAATATTTCTATGAAGATGTGTTGCAAGCAACCCAAAGAGCATTAAATGATGGGAAAACTCGATTAAAG GTGGAAGTCAGTATACCAGAGCTGAACCCAGAAATG GATGTGTATCGAATAGGTACCTTATTAGAACTTGTACGTGTCCTGGCTCTCTCCTTCGCTGATGATGGAAAGCGCATCAAG GTTTGTGTGCAAGGGTCTATGGGAGAGGGGGCACTAGCTGGAATGCCACTGCAGCTTGCTGGAAGTAGGAAAATATTGGAATTTATGGATTGGGGTGATGACGGTACCATGGGTACCTTTATCAATATTGGTTCTGTAG GTGGCAGGGAAGTTGAGGAGCAGGATGACATGTTTATCTTAATAGCTCCACAAAATGCAGTAGGAAACTGTATTATTGGT GATTTAAGAGCAATGACTGATGCTGCCGGGCCTCGTCCAGTCATTCTTGTCAATCCCAGACTCGGT GATATACCAAGTTCAAGTGGCGTTATGCAA ACGATGGGCCGCGGAAAGAGATTGGAATATGCTGCTTCCTTTGAGATATGCTACTACTTTAGGCTCCTCTATTATTCAGGGACTCAATATCCAATAATGGGTGCTCTCAG AATGTCTCACCCTTACGAGTACGAGTTGTACAAAAGGGTCGATGAATCATCTAAGAAGGAGAAATATACAATCTTGGCAACATTTGCGACAAGGCCAAGCGGCGATGAAATCAATGATGCATTTGAGGGAAAAACAAG AAATCAAGTATCCAGAGCTACTGGAATATG GAGCTTTTTGAGTGGAATATTATAA
- the LOC140968112 gene encoding small ribosomal subunit protein bS6m yields MPLYDCVLLLKPNVMKEAVMDLVSRVGKHVYRRNGVLTNIKSFGTVQLGYGIKKLDGRYYQAQLMQMTMMTPPSFNSELRYLNKEDRLLRWLLVKHRDIKYGLEFSEDDAKNELRSLRLFDDVYSEEDEDDEDEGEDDEYEVKHSETGEAM; encoded by the exons ATGCCTCTTTATGACTGTGTGCTTTTGTTGAAACCCAATGTGATGAAGGAAGCTGTGATGGATTTGGTTTCACGGGTTGGAAAGCATGTCTATAGAAGAAATGGGGTTCTGACCAATATTAAGTCCTTTGGGACCGTACAATTGGGATATGGAATTAAGAAACTGGATGGAAGATACTATCAG GCCCAGCTGATGCAGATGACGATGATGACTCCACCCAGTTTTAACAGCGAACTGCGGTATCTGAACAAGGAAGACAGATTACTTCGCTGGCTTTTGGTTAAACACCGTGACATCAAATATGGACTGGAATTCAGCGAAGATGATGCTAAAAATGAGCTCAGGAGTCTCAGATTATTCGATGATGTGTACTCGGAAGAAGATGAGGACGATGAAGACGAGGGTGAGGATGATGAATATGAAGTAAAGCATTCAGAAACTGGAGAAGCGATGTGA